One Paenibacillus sp. FSL W8-0186 genomic window carries:
- a CDS encoding iron-siderophore ABC transporter substrate-binding protein, producing MNSKRKFSIKPWLISLILVLALAGCSGQQPSSSTPGEGASVNTETPKTEAPAAQETNAEYPIVIKHAFGETTIDSKPERVATIQWANHDVVLALGVVPVGFSAANYGVQDDSGLLPWTAEKLKEFGVNDPNVFQDTDGLDFEAISDADPDVILAAYSGITQEDYDILSQIAPVVAYPTTPWLTTWREQVLLNATGMGMKAEGEQLIKDTEKLIQEKASEHPQIQGKKVVWVNFSAKDMSKLHIYTPADPRGSFLEELGLVYPESVTKQIADPTSYSMNLSAENADMLNDADILIGYGGEDLYNAVKADPLLGKIPAIKRGSVVFIGDGTPLAASGNPNPLSIAYTIDEYLGLIDGAIRKINE from the coding sequence ATGAATTCAAAACGAAAGTTCTCAATTAAACCATGGCTTATCTCATTGATTCTTGTACTGGCACTAGCGGGTTGCTCAGGCCAACAACCATCCAGCTCAACACCAGGCGAGGGTGCTTCGGTAAATACTGAAACTCCTAAAACGGAAGCTCCCGCTGCCCAGGAGACAAATGCTGAATATCCGATCGTAATCAAGCATGCTTTTGGAGAAACCACCATCGACAGCAAGCCTGAACGAGTCGCTACCATTCAATGGGCGAATCATGATGTTGTTCTCGCTCTTGGCGTTGTACCTGTAGGCTTCTCGGCTGCGAATTATGGTGTTCAGGATGACAGCGGACTGCTGCCTTGGACAGCTGAAAAGCTTAAGGAATTTGGCGTAAATGACCCGAATGTGTTCCAAGATACGGACGGCCTTGACTTTGAGGCGATTTCAGACGCAGACCCGGATGTCATTCTTGCAGCTTACTCTGGTATTACGCAGGAAGACTATGATATTCTTAGCCAAATCGCTCCGGTGGTGGCCTATCCGACCACTCCTTGGTTAACCACTTGGCGTGAGCAAGTCCTGCTGAATGCAACAGGTATGGGTATGAAAGCGGAAGGCGAACAGCTCATTAAGGACACGGAGAAACTGATCCAGGAAAAGGCCAGCGAGCATCCTCAGATCCAAGGAAAAAAAGTAGTCTGGGTCAACTTCTCGGCGAAAGACATGTCCAAACTACATATTTATACGCCTGCAGACCCTCGCGGCTCTTTTCTGGAGGAATTAGGACTGGTCTACCCTGAAAGTGTTACGAAGCAGATTGCGGATCCGACCAGCTACTCCATGAATTTAAGCGCCGAGAATGCAGACATGCTTAACGATGCGGATATTTTGATCGGGTATGGTGGCGAAGACTTGTATAATGCCGTGAAAGCAGATCCCCTGCTGGGTAAAATTCCAGCAATCAAAAGAGGCTCTGTCGTGTTTATCGGCGACGGTACGCCTCTGGCGGCTTCCGGAAACCCCAATCCGCTTTCAATCGCTTATACCATTGATGAATATCTCGGATTAATCGATGGGGCTATCCGTAAGATCAATGAATAG
- a CDS encoding sugar diacid recognition domain-containing protein has protein sequence MYQLTHHQAQSIVDKMMKDIPYNINIMDQAGTIIGSGNKERIGTLHHGAVEAIKQKKIVEITTDEKLVKKGINLPIELNGYIVGVVGISGEIEETRPFGNLVKSAVILLIEQSIAIERENAKNNLKQQFFSLVADSDTVYTNELIEQALTYGIYLKKPSIVTYVEFPHGIPENAAVDFPAFKLSNHLLCLILQEANQRQSLENQIRELSPDALISFSEMNDTIHEGLRQAKSTLQVLKGVITNEKTICYSHCAFIADMSMLYKNDRKLEQLTHLLENNDELIKTLQVYISCNLNANETARQLIIHRNTLNYRLNRIYKMTGKNPHHIMELVELIFMLIHRVK, from the coding sequence ATGTATCAATTAACACATCATCAGGCCCAAAGCATTGTTGATAAAATGATGAAAGATATCCCCTACAATATTAATATTATGGATCAAGCAGGCACGATTATCGGCAGTGGAAATAAAGAACGAATCGGCACCCTGCATCATGGTGCAGTTGAGGCCATTAAACAAAAAAAAATAGTAGAAATCACAACAGATGAGAAACTCGTAAAAAAAGGCATCAACTTGCCGATCGAATTAAATGGCTATATTGTCGGAGTTGTAGGAATCAGCGGTGAGATCGAAGAGACAAGACCTTTTGGAAATCTGGTGAAATCAGCCGTTATTTTATTAATCGAGCAAAGCATTGCCATCGAGAGGGAAAACGCTAAAAATAACTTAAAGCAGCAATTCTTCAGTTTAGTTGCAGATTCAGATACCGTTTATACGAATGAACTCATTGAACAGGCATTGACCTACGGTATTTATTTAAAGAAGCCATCCATTGTCACTTATGTAGAGTTTCCGCATGGAATTCCCGAGAATGCAGCGGTTGACTTTCCTGCCTTCAAATTGTCAAATCATTTGCTTTGCCTGATTCTTCAAGAAGCAAATCAACGGCAAAGCCTTGAAAACCAAATTCGAGAATTAAGTCCTGATGCTCTCATCTCCTTTAGTGAAATGAACGACACGATCCATGAGGGTTTGAGACAGGCTAAATCCACTTTACAGGTATTAAAGGGGGTTATTACAAACGAGAAAACGATATGCTATTCGCATTGTGCGTTTATCGCCGATATGTCGATGCTGTACAAAAACGACAGGAAGTTAGAACAACTAACCCATTTGCTCGAAAACAATGATGAGCTGATCAAAACGCTCCAAGTCTATATCAGTTGCAACCTTAATGCCAATGAAACGGCCCGTCAACTTATTATTCATAGAAATACATTGAACTACAGATTAAACCGGATTTACAAAATGACCGGTAAAAATCCGCATCATATCATGGAACTCGTGGAACTGATTTTTATGCTGATTCATCGGGTTAAATAA
- a CDS encoding iron ABC transporter permease: MRNQSVEFIMAGRRQRRRRWVLVTSLLAVLAGMLCCAMLLLGSTIYPVQDVIRALSGEHLKGVFFAVNTIRLPRMLAGLCAGFAFGIAGYTFQTMLRNPLANPNVIGITSGSSAAAVFCIIVLHSSRAVVSAASVIAGLATVLFIYMLSRGRSFSVGRLILVGIGIQAMLDAVISYLLLVSAQQDIPAALRWLTGSLNGSQMHELPPLVITVIIAAPIIIALGKHLDILELGEQSASSLGIDTGKTRITLIVSSVCMIAMATATTGPIAFVSFLSGPIAKRLVGVGFSNVIPAGLVGVNLVLAADLIGQFAFEYRFPVGIITGLLGAPYLIFLLIRMNRKGEL, translated from the coding sequence ATGAGAAATCAATCGGTCGAATTTATTATGGCAGGCAGACGTCAAAGACGCCGCCGCTGGGTTCTTGTCACTAGCCTTCTTGCTGTACTCGCAGGCATGCTTTGCTGCGCTATGCTTTTACTGGGGAGCACCATTTATCCGGTGCAAGATGTTATTCGGGCACTTTCGGGAGAACATCTCAAAGGCGTGTTTTTTGCGGTGAATACGATTCGTTTGCCGAGAATGCTGGCAGGTCTTTGTGCCGGATTTGCCTTCGGCATTGCCGGGTATACATTCCAGACCATGCTGCGCAATCCCCTTGCAAATCCGAATGTCATCGGGATTACTTCCGGCTCAAGCGCTGCGGCTGTTTTTTGCATCATCGTGCTTCATTCAAGCAGAGCTGTCGTTTCCGCTGCCTCCGTCATTGCCGGGCTTGCTACCGTCCTATTCATTTATATGTTATCCAGAGGAAGATCCTTCTCGGTCGGGCGATTGATTCTGGTCGGAATAGGCATCCAGGCCATGCTTGACGCGGTGATATCCTATCTTCTGCTCGTTAGCGCGCAACAGGATATTCCCGCTGCACTGAGGTGGCTCACCGGCAGTCTGAATGGCTCTCAAATGCACGAGCTCCCGCCTCTTGTCATTACGGTTATTATTGCTGCACCTATCATTATTGCGCTGGGAAAACATCTGGATATATTGGAACTAGGAGAGCAATCGGCTTCTTCTCTCGGTATAGATACCGGCAAGACAAGAATCACTCTCATTGTGAGCTCCGTCTGCATGATTGCGATGGCTACCGCGACCACGGGTCCAATAGCCTTTGTCTCCTTCCTTTCGGGGCCGATCGCAAAAAGACTGGTCGGCGTTGGCTTCTCCAATGTCATTCCGGCAGGCCTGGTTGGTGTTAATTTGGTTTTGGCGGCAGATCTGATCGGACAATTTGCTTTTGAGTACAGATTCCCTGTAGGTATTATCACCGGGTTACTCGGGGCGCCGTATTTGATCTTCTTGCTCATCCGGATGAATCGAAAGGGAGAATTATAA
- the hprK gene encoding HPr(Ser) kinase/phosphatase: MKTVTVQKLKEAFHLEVLAADSHMDRVITRPRTHRPGLEFVGYFDFFPMNRVQVLGRKEINYLLTLTVEERKLHIGNVVKYHPPCFIVTSGQQEIPYLILFCEQEGIPLLRTTETTTEFIAKLDSYLIKALAPEISIHGVCVNVSGIGVLLRGKSGIGKSETAHTLIRRGHRFVADDIVVLKKLGPATLLGTHNETTREFLALRSVGLINVVRQYGRRAFQDETRIVLDIELAPWEENSLNNELEVEPQFTEYLGVKIPHIEVQLQPGRDVAGLIEAAANNWYLKQLGYSAAEEFMKRIENEMQE, encoded by the coding sequence ATGAAAACGGTCACTGTTCAAAAATTGAAGGAAGCCTTCCATCTGGAAGTGCTTGCGGCAGACAGCCATATGGACCGTGTGATTACCCGTCCACGGACGCATAGACCTGGGCTGGAGTTTGTCGGGTATTTTGATTTTTTCCCTATGAACCGGGTTCAGGTGCTCGGCCGCAAGGAAATTAACTATTTATTGACCTTAACCGTTGAGGAACGCAAGCTGCATATCGGAAACGTCGTCAAATATCATCCGCCATGCTTCATTGTGACTTCAGGGCAGCAGGAGATTCCCTATTTAATTTTATTCTGCGAACAGGAAGGTATCCCGCTGCTGCGGACAACGGAGACGACAACGGAATTTATCGCCAAGCTGGACAGTTATCTGATTAAGGCGCTTGCGCCTGAAATATCAATCCATGGCGTGTGTGTAAATGTATCGGGTATAGGCGTTCTTCTTCGGGGCAAGTCGGGAATTGGCAAGAGCGAAACAGCGCATACGCTCATTCGGAGAGGCCACCGGTTTGTGGCCGATGATATTGTGGTGCTTAAGAAGCTCGGCCCCGCAACTCTTCTCGGGACGCATAATGAGACCACGCGTGAATTCCTAGCGCTGCGCAGCGTTGGCCTGATTAATGTTGTACGGCAGTACGGACGCAGGGCCTTTCAGGACGAGACGCGAATCGTACTGGACATCGAGCTGGCCCCATGGGAGGAAAATTCTTTGAACAATGAACTGGAAGTAGAACCTCAGTTCACGGAATACCTGGGGGTTAAGATACCGCATATTGAAGTCCAGCTTCAACCAGGGCGTGATGTCGCTGGTCTGATCGAGGCCGCAGCGAACAACTGGTATCTCAAGCAGCTTGGCTACAGCGCCGCCGAGGAGTTCATGAAGCGGATTGAGAACGAGATGCAGGAATGA
- a CDS encoding iron ABC transporter permease — protein sequence MNSSAIPKKQRSNSHTPRNFTMVLVICLILLGVCVIASLVLGSRLISFHELIDGLFHRDVDSYEANVVRKRISRTVFSLLGGAALGISGALMQSVTRNPIADPSILGVNTGASLFVVCGIAFLNISTANQYIWLALAGAAITAVFVFGIGSMGRGGATPIKLVLAGAATSAALSSLVTAIMIPRSYVMDQFRFWQVGSVGSATWSGIATFAPFLIVGIMIAVITAPALNALALGDEVATGQGVRTGMLRLVAALAGVLLCGATTALAGPIGFVGLLATHAIRLILGPDLRFVIPMSAMSGAIILTISDVCGRLIGSPGELEVGVVTAFIGAPILIILAMKSKVRSL from the coding sequence ATGAATAGTTCTGCGATTCCAAAAAAACAACGCTCAAACTCGCATACCCCGAGGAACTTCACGATGGTTCTGGTAATTTGTTTGATCCTGCTGGGGGTATGCGTGATTGCCTCTCTGGTCTTAGGCTCTCGGCTGATCAGCTTCCACGAACTGATCGACGGTTTATTCCACCGAGACGTCGACTCCTACGAGGCAAACGTCGTTCGCAAGCGAATTTCCCGAACCGTATTCAGTTTGCTTGGCGGTGCGGCACTGGGGATTTCCGGAGCACTGATGCAATCGGTCACACGCAACCCGATTGCCGACCCGAGTATACTGGGGGTCAACACAGGCGCGTCCTTGTTTGTAGTTTGCGGGATTGCATTCCTGAATATCAGCACCGCTAATCAATATATTTGGCTGGCTTTAGCCGGGGCTGCCATTACGGCAGTTTTCGTATTCGGAATCGGCTCGATGGGGCGTGGCGGCGCCACGCCCATTAAGCTTGTATTGGCGGGAGCCGCCACAAGCGCCGCTCTTTCCTCTCTGGTCACAGCTATCATGATTCCACGCTCTTATGTCATGGATCAATTCCGGTTTTGGCAAGTCGGAAGCGTCGGTTCTGCAACCTGGAGCGGGATTGCTACCTTCGCCCCGTTTCTGATTGTTGGCATAATGATAGCTGTAATTACGGCCCCAGCATTGAATGCGCTGGCACTGGGAGACGAAGTTGCAACCGGCCAGGGCGTTCGCACAGGAATGTTAAGGCTTGTTGCGGCTCTTGCAGGGGTTCTCTTGTGCGGTGCAACGACCGCGCTGGCAGGCCCTATTGGTTTTGTCGGGCTGTTGGCCACTCACGCCATCCGCCTGATCCTCGGCCCTGACTTACGGTTTGTTATCCCAATGTCAGCGATGTCGGGAGCCATTATTTTAACGATATCTGATGTATGCGGCAGGCTCATCGGCAGTCCCGGAGAGCTTGAGGTCGGCGTCGTAACCGCGTTCATAGGAGCTCCAATACTCATCATTTTAGCGATGAAATCGAAAGTGCGTTCATTATGA
- a CDS encoding alpha/beta-type small acid-soluble spore protein has protein sequence MARRRRKYVVPGAEEGMQAFKAEVMRREGYTVDPNRPDDVKYEVAEELGIPLQPDGNGDLTTESVGQVGGKIGGSMVREMVRLAEQQLAKKNQQVNE, from the coding sequence ATGGCAAGAAGAAGAAGGAAATATGTCGTGCCAGGAGCGGAAGAAGGCATGCAGGCTTTTAAAGCAGAGGTGATGAGGCGCGAAGGATATACTGTGGATCCCAACCGGCCGGACGATGTCAAATATGAAGTAGCGGAGGAATTAGGGATTCCTTTACAACCTGATGGAAACGGGGATCTGACGACGGAATCGGTCGGCCAGGTGGGCGGTAAAATTGGCGGCTCCATGGTTCGGGAAATGGTTCGGCTTGCGGAGCAGCAGCTAGCGAAAAAGAATCAGCAGGTTAATGAGTAA
- a CDS encoding ABC transporter ATP-binding protein translates to MKPTHIFQAEQVVAGYDHKTVIHGVSLDIPSHQISVIIGANGCGKSTLLKTLARLIKPVSGSITLDGKPIGKIAPKKLARVIGLLPQSPIVPEGISVADLVGRGRFPHQSWHTGWTKKDAEAVAEAMRIMDITELANHHIDELSGGQRQRVWIAMALAQQTDILFLDEPTTFLDITYQVEILDLLTDLNRKYGTTIVMVLHDINLSARYADYIFALQEGKLMAEGEPSKVITSTLVKDIFGLDCTVIKDPVSGSPLVLPKGRYHVTDEYSPEKGD, encoded by the coding sequence ATGAAACCGACACATATTTTCCAAGCGGAACAGGTCGTAGCAGGCTATGATCATAAAACCGTGATCCACGGAGTAAGCCTCGATATTCCCAGCCATCAAATCAGCGTTATTATTGGAGCAAACGGCTGCGGGAAGTCCACGCTTCTGAAAACACTGGCGAGACTGATCAAGCCTGTATCCGGCAGCATCACCCTTGACGGCAAACCTATCGGCAAAATTGCGCCAAAGAAATTGGCCAGGGTCATCGGACTGCTGCCGCAATCCCCTATCGTTCCAGAGGGAATTTCAGTCGCGGATTTGGTGGGTCGGGGAAGGTTTCCGCACCAATCTTGGCACACCGGATGGACCAAAAAGGATGCCGAGGCCGTTGCCGAAGCGATGAGGATTATGGACATAACGGAGCTTGCCAATCACCATATCGACGAGCTGTCAGGCGGTCAAAGGCAGCGCGTATGGATTGCCATGGCTCTGGCGCAGCAAACCGACATTTTATTTCTCGATGAACCGACAACCTTTCTGGACATCACCTATCAAGTCGAAATTCTTGACCTGCTCACAGACCTTAACCGGAAATACGGAACAACGATTGTTATGGTTCTCCATGATATCAACTTGTCCGCGCGGTATGCAGACTATATTTTTGCGCTTCAAGAAGGAAAGCTTATGGCAGAGGGGGAACCATCCAAGGTAATTACAAGCACTCTAGTTAAAGACATTTTTGGACTGGATTGCACGGTGATCAAAGACCCCGTTTCAGGCTCGCCTTTGGTATTACCCAAAGGTCGTTATCATGTTACTGATGAATATTCTCCTGAAAAAGGTGATTAA
- a CDS encoding CAP domain-containing protein → MGKNRWLKIAGVAGIAAAVWIGVPKGIGAAPSMFADVPSSHWAYEKIMWSKDQGIASGYPDGSFKPSKSVTEAEFLVMLLRTYPELQIEAAKAGEVWHAPYYRLAKELNLQVKQQPNESITRGHAAQLMTGMMGTTFTVTEAVQFMLDEGFAEGKNGSGVEGFAPNDTLTRAEAQTFFFRLKQGERVEDASAKEDENVIQQEALAPSAIELQGVQIGDSEADVIAALGQPNRKDKISSDMTWYIYNRDLKKYAQVGIMNQEVVALFSNGAGWRFGGEGKGTGLADLRSRADKLWGESVGSSYNVVYYQMDDIEITLFTDDQENGRVDGIFVTNNSNFDDVYSINVTEDTLKAYELQVFDLTNTFRVSKGLKPLTWNEKAAVAARLHSEDMGVRDFFAHTNPDGKSPGDRMAAQGLTKFKATGENIAGGHINAIDAHYSWLNSPGHRNNMLTSGYTTLGVGVKFINEVPYYTQNFYTPL, encoded by the coding sequence GTGGGAAAAAATCGTTGGTTAAAGATAGCTGGTGTCGCAGGCATAGCGGCAGCAGTGTGGATCGGAGTGCCTAAGGGGATTGGGGCTGCCCCGTCGATGTTTGCAGATGTGCCTAGCTCGCACTGGGCCTATGAGAAAATAATGTGGTCGAAGGATCAGGGGATAGCGAGTGGTTATCCGGATGGATCATTTAAGCCCTCCAAATCAGTTACTGAGGCTGAATTTTTAGTCATGCTTTTGCGTACATACCCTGAATTGCAAATAGAAGCTGCAAAGGCCGGTGAGGTATGGCATGCGCCTTACTATAGGCTGGCAAAAGAGTTGAATTTACAGGTAAAACAACAGCCCAATGAGTCAATTACACGTGGACATGCAGCACAATTGATGACGGGAATGATGGGTACAACCTTCACGGTGACCGAAGCCGTCCAATTCATGTTAGATGAGGGTTTTGCTGAAGGTAAGAATGGATCAGGCGTCGAGGGATTTGCTCCGAATGACACTCTAACTCGTGCAGAAGCGCAGACCTTCTTCTTTCGCTTGAAACAGGGGGAACGGGTAGAGGATGCCTCTGCCAAAGAGGATGAAAACGTAATTCAGCAGGAGGCATTGGCGCCATCTGCCATCGAGCTTCAAGGCGTACAAATCGGCGATTCTGAAGCTGACGTCATTGCGGCGTTAGGGCAGCCGAATCGTAAAGATAAAATAAGCAGTGATATGACATGGTATATCTATAACCGGGACTTGAAGAAATATGCTCAAGTCGGAATTATGAATCAAGAGGTTGTTGCCTTATTTTCTAACGGGGCAGGCTGGCGCTTTGGCGGCGAGGGTAAGGGAACAGGACTTGCCGATTTGAGATCTAGAGCGGACAAATTATGGGGAGAAAGTGTCGGCAGCTCTTATAATGTTGTCTACTATCAAATGGATGACATTGAAATAACGCTGTTCACAGATGATCAAGAGAATGGACGAGTTGATGGGATATTTGTAACCAATAATAGCAATTTCGATGATGTATACAGTATTAACGTTACTGAGGATACATTAAAGGCATATGAGCTTCAAGTGTTTGATTTGACGAATACCTTTCGTGTAAGTAAAGGCTTGAAGCCCCTGACCTGGAATGAGAAGGCTGCTGTTGCCGCTCGCCTGCATAGCGAGGATATGGGGGTACGGGATTTTTTTGCCCATACTAATCCTGATGGCAAATCACCTGGCGACCGAATGGCCGCTCAAGGCTTAACCAAATTTAAGGCAACAGGTGAAAATATTGCAGGCGGTCATATAAATGCCATCGATGCTCATTACAGCTGGCTAAATTCGCCCGGGCACAGGAATAATATGTTGACTAGTGGCTATACAACGCTTGGAGTTGGAGTTAAATTCATAAATGAGGTTCCATATTATACTCAAAATTTCTACACGCCGCTGTAA